CTATGGTCAGGTCCACTGCCATCGGTACGCCAAGCACTGCCAACGGCTGCCAGTGTTCAGCTCACGACCTGGGCTGAAAGGTCTTCCGCCACCAGTCGAGCGCCCGCGTTCTGCCAGTTGTGCAGCGTCCGCTCCGGCACCTGGTTCACGAACCACGCCAACGCCCGCCGCGCCTCCGGATCGAGGTCCTCGCGCTTGGTCCGCATGCTGTACGGCCGGATGCCGACCACGTAGTAGAAGTACAGCGCGTTGTAGTGCCGCCATTCGTCGCTGGTGCCGAACTCGCCGTCCCGAGGTTTGAGCCGGAGAATGCTCTCCATCAACAACGACTTCAACTCCGCCGCACGTTCCAGCGGTTGGTCGGACGCACCCCGCGCGGCCAGCCGGGCGTCGATCACCGGCAATTCGGTCAACGGGCTGGCGACCAGCTTGCCCAGGTCGCCGTAATTGCTCAGGGCGCGCCGGGTCAGCTTCACGAATTCGGTCTTGTCCAACGGCGCACGGCGGGGCAGCGCCTCGGCCGCGTCACGCAGTTCGGCGCGCGAAGCGGCCACCTCGGGCACCGCCACCTTGTCCACCAGCAACGCCAGCGGGTTGGCCAGCACCTGCACCGCGATCGCGGCGGCGACCGTCCCGTACAGCAGCGGCAGCAGCCGGTCGTCCAGGAACAACGCCACCTGCCCGCCGAACACCCCCGCCAACCCAGCCGACGTGAGCAGCGAGCGCACCATGTCCGCCCGGATCGCCTCGCCCTCGTCGAACGCGTCCGCCACGGCCACGATCACCCCGAACACCAGCAGGTCGACCCCCGCCGACGCGAGCACCAACGCCTCGGGCAGCACGTCCACCGCCACCACCGCGCAGCTCAGGCCGAACAGGATCGTCGCCGCGCCCAGCAACGCCCGCCGCAACCGCAGACACAGCACCAGAGCGGCGGCCAACGGCACCAGCACCACGAACGGCGCGAAGTAAGCCGCCACCAGCAACGGCAGCGCGCTCCACCGCCACCAACGCTCATAACGCACCGGCAGCCAGCACACGACCACACCCGTCCACGCCACCGCGGACACCGCCAACAGCATCGGCGGCACCGGCAGGACGAGCACCAGCGCGTAGTTGAGCAACCCGATCGAGGCACGCTGGAGCAGCGGTTTCCGGGGATCGCGCACGAGCAGGTAGAGGCCGAGCCACCAGGCGAGGCCGAAGGTCACCACCGACACCGCGATCACCCGCCGATACTACGGTTGCCGGGGCTGGGACGATGTCGCTCATGCCGGTCGAGCTGACCCTCCGCAAAGCCGCCGAAGAGGTCGAGCGCGGTGACCTCGCCAGCGTGCTGCGCGCGCGGCAACGCCTGATCGGGCTGGTCACGAGCTTCCCCGACCGGCTGGACCTGCGCGACCGCCTGGCGGCCGTGTGCCGCTTGCTCGGCGACGCGGCCCAGGCCGGCCGCTGGAGCTACCTGTCCGAGGTGCGCGACGAGGCGGAAGTGGCGGCGTTCGAACGCGCGTACCGCACGCCGCTGGCCCGGCTGGGGGCGTTGAACTGGGTGAGCGGCGAGTCCGGCGCGGCCACCCCGACCGCACGGGAACGGTTGGCGGCGTTGCAGTCCGCGTCCAACGCGCAGCTGCGCGCGGAACTGGCGGTGGCCGACGACCGCGACTCGTCGTGGGGCACGAATGCGTTGGTGCTGCTGGGTTTGGTGGTCGTGCTGCTGTGCTTCGTGGTGGGCGCGGTGACCCTCGTCATGTGGGTCTACCGGTGGTTCACCGGGTGAACGGGCGCATGCTGGTGGGATGACTGCCGACGTCACCGCCGCCGCCGACCGGATCCGCCCGTACGCCCGCCGCACCCCGTTGTGGCGCACGGAGGTCGACGGCCGGCCGATCGTGCTCAAGCTCGAACACCTCCAGCTCACCGGCTCGTTCAAGCTCCGGGGAGCGCTGAACACCCTGCTCGCCGCCGGTTCACCTGATCGCGTGGTCACGGCGTCCGGCGGGAACCACGGTCTGGGCGTGGCGAAGGCCGCGCAACTGCTCGGGCTGCACGCCACCGTGTACGTGCCGGTGAGCGCGCCGGAGGGCAAGGTCCGGCGGATCGAGGCCGCGGGCGCGAAGCTGATCCGGCACGGCGACACGTACGCGCAGGCCGTCGTGGCGGCCCACGAAGCGCCTGGCTTCTACGTTGAGGCGTACAACGACCCGATCGTTGTCGCAGGTCAGGGCACGGTCGCGGCCGAGGTGGTCGCCGACGCGCCGGACGTGGACGTGATCGCGGTAGCGGTCGGCGGCGGCGGGTTGGCCGCGGGCACGGCGCTGGCGTCGGGTCTGCCGACGATCGCGGTCGAGCCGGAGCACTGCTGCGCCCTGCACCACGCGCTCGCGGCGGGAATGCCGGTCGACGCCGAGGTGGACTCGGTCGCCGCGTCCGCGTTGGGCGCCACTCGGGTGGGTGACGTTCCGTTCGGGATCCTCTCCTCCCACCCGGTGACGTCGGTGCTCGTGTCGGACGACGAGATCCTGGCCGCCCGGGACCGGCTGTGGGAGGAGTTCCGGCTGGCCGTCGAGCCGGCGGCGGCCGTGCCGTTCGCCGCGTGGCTGGCCGGTCGGGTGCCAGGCGACCTCCCGTGCGTCGTGCTGTGCGGCGCGAACACCGACTGGACCCCATGATCACGCCAGGTGGTCCGGCAGGCGGAACACCGGGAACAGGCCGGGGTCGTGGAACAGGGTGATCCGGCTGATGCCCGCGCCCGCGAGGGTGAGCACCATCAGCGCGTGCGCCAAGTGCTCGCCCTTCGCGTCGCGCATGTAGACACCGAACGCGGGCTGTCCGTTGGCCTGAGTGGGCACCATCCGCATCGCGCCAGGGGTGCGCAGCCGGGTGGACAGGAACCGCTCGACGTTCGTCCGGCCGGCGAACCAGGTGGGGATCGGCGGCATCTCCAGCACCGCGTCCTCGGTCAGCAGCCGCACCAGCCCCGGCATGTCTGCGTTCTCGAACGCGGTCGCGTACCGGTCGACCAGGGCGCGCCGGTCCGGGTCGGTCGGCTGGACGACCTGGTCCTCGGCCGGGTCGGCCTCGGCGAGGCGCGCACGGGCCCGCTGGAGCGCGCTGTTGACCGCCGCCGTGGTGGTGCCGAGCAGTTCGGCGACCTCGGCCGCACGCCAGGCCAGCACGTCACGCAGCAGCAGCACGGCCCGTTGCCTCGGTGACAGGTGCTGCAAGGCGGCGGCGAACGCGAGACGGGTGATGTGCCGCGATTCCACGGTCGTCGCCGGGTCTGCGGGCGTGGAGCCGAACAGCGCGTCGGGGATCGGCTGCAACCACGGAATTTCGGGCTGTTTCGGCGCCAACGGGGCCTCCGGGTCGTCACTGGGGCCGGCTAGCCCGGACGGCATCGGACGGCGGGCCCGGCGTTCCAACGCCTTGAGGCACGCGCGGGTCGCGATCCGGTGCAGCCAGGTGCGCAGCGAAGACCGTCCCTCGAAGTTCGGGTAGCCGCGCCAGGCCAGCAGGTAGATCTCCTGGACCAGGTCCTCGGCCTCGTGGACCGAGCCGAGCATCCGGTAGCAGTGCGCCAGCAACTCCCGCCGGAACGGATCGGCGGCCGTGACGAAGTCCTCGTCCGCCGCCCGGGTCGTGGATGACACCACTGCTCCTCTCACCGCCCGCCTGCCTGCCCGCGTCGACCGGGCAGGCAGGCGGCGCGGAAGCCCTACGCGAATCGGTAAGAGCCGACCAGGGTGGCCGCGGACCGGTCCACCCCGTCGACCAGCCGTTCGCCGAGCGCTTCCTGGAACTCCTTGAACGCGGGCAGGTCCACCAGCGGGCTCGTCTCCCCCTCGGACACCGCGAGGTGCATGAACGTCACGCCGTCCGCCAGCCGGAACGTCGCATAG
This is a stretch of genomic DNA from Saccharothrix ecbatanensis. It encodes these proteins:
- a CDS encoding DUF6584 family protein: MPVELTLRKAAEEVERGDLASVLRARQRLIGLVTSFPDRLDLRDRLAAVCRLLGDAAQAGRWSYLSEVRDEAEVAAFERAYRTPLARLGALNWVSGESGAATPTARERLAALQSASNAQLRAELAVADDRDSSWGTNALVLLGLVVVLLCFVVGAVTLVMWVYRWFTG
- a CDS encoding serine/threonine dehydratase, which gives rise to MTADVTAAADRIRPYARRTPLWRTEVDGRPIVLKLEHLQLTGSFKLRGALNTLLAAGSPDRVVTASGGNHGLGVAKAAQLLGLHATVYVPVSAPEGKVRRIEAAGAKLIRHGDTYAQAVVAAHEAPGFYVEAYNDPIVVAGQGTVAAEVVADAPDVDVIAVAVGGGGLAAGTALASGLPTIAVEPEHCCALHHALAAGMPVDAEVDSVAASALGATRVGDVPFGILSSHPVTSVLVSDDEILAARDRLWEEFRLAVEPAAAVPFAAWLAGRVPGDLPCVVLCGANTDWTP
- a CDS encoding sigma-70 family RNA polymerase sigma factor, with the translated sequence MSSTTRAADEDFVTAADPFRRELLAHCYRMLGSVHEAEDLVQEIYLLAWRGYPNFEGRSSLRTWLHRIATRACLKALERRARRPMPSGLAGPSDDPEAPLAPKQPEIPWLQPIPDALFGSTPADPATTVESRHITRLAFAAALQHLSPRQRAVLLLRDVLAWRAAEVAELLGTTTAAVNSALQRARARLAEADPAEDQVVQPTDPDRRALVDRYATAFENADMPGLVRLLTEDAVLEMPPIPTWFAGRTNVERFLSTRLRTPGAMRMVPTQANGQPAFGVYMRDAKGEHLAHALMVLTLAGAGISRITLFHDPGLFPVFRLPDHLA